A section of the Phaseolus vulgaris cultivar G19833 chromosome 8, P. vulgaris v2.0, whole genome shotgun sequence genome encodes:
- the LOC137824680 gene encoding formin-like protein 18, whose amino-acid sequence MGASKRMMLAKAIKDVRASKAGASSAPAADPNPPSTLPLPPPTTTEAPLGSSSPSPHSPEALQTPGSPLPIAAVPLALASSPAPTPLDKGKRVLEIIFDDEDSDGVAPFKRRKSARVPLLPAASPQEEDSFRDNPPSATSLPPTTVQEDIGEGAEYAPPPPPAEVSASPAPVAAAPDFIAIPPPIMHLMRGFSGGTMPEGSDRKEGMPFYLRAFLAVALEWRAQARNAVLQTQTLQALETRVASLEEEKKILGRQNEAYQTTLKEAQKSKAEAEEQLAEAMELQADFYTREIALKVRVTSLQDIVAAYEEVQKDLKARCCEQADEMERMEGEVASQAKAMGLLQVDYDKLQVEVSRLRVEKEALEKQVVSGDATIEELEKDKKTLI is encoded by the coding sequence atgggcgcttccaaaaggatgatgctggcgaaagcgatAAAGGACGTTCGTGCTTCCAAAGCGGGCGCCTCttccgcccctgctgctgacccGAACCCCCCATCAACCCTGCCTCTGCCACCACCGACCACTACCGAGGCtccactaggctcatcttcaccgtcCCCACATAGCCCTGAGGCGCTTCAGACTCCCGGCTCTCCTCTGCCCATTGCCGCCGTTCCTCTGGCCTTGGCCTCATCGCCGGCCCCAACCCCCctcgacaaagggaaacgggtcttggagatcatATTCGACGATGAAGACTCGgatggcgtggcacccttcaagaggaggaaatctgcAAGGGTTCCCCTCCTTCCGGCGGCGTCGCCCCAAGAAGAGGATTCtttcagggacaaccctcccaGCGCTACTTCCCTTCCCCCCACAACCGTCCAAGAGGATATAGGCGAAGGCGCCGAGTATGCTCCACCTCCAccaccggcagaggtctctgcttctcctgcccccgtcgctgccgcccccgattttatcgccatccctcctccaatcatgcatctgatgaggggcttcagtggtggaACAATGCCAGAGggctccgacaggaaggagggcatgcccttctacttgagggccttcttggcggtggcccttgaatggcgcgcccaggccagaaacgctgttCTGCAAACTCAAACCCttcaggccttggaaacaagggtagcttccctggaggaggaaaagaagatTCTGGGACGCCAAAATGAAGCTTACCAAACCACCCTGAAGGAGGCGCAAAAGTCCAAAGCAGAGGCTGAAgaacaactggcagaggcgaTGGAGCTCCAGGCCGACTTCTACACTCGGGAAATCGCCCTCAAAGTTCGGGTAACGAGCCTTCAAGACATAGTCGCAGCTTAcgaagaagttcaaaaggacttgaaggccCGCTGCTGTGAGCAAGCTGAcgagatggagcggatggagggggaggTGGCttcccaggccaaagctatgggccttctccaggttgactacgacaaactgcaggtcgaggtcagCCGACTCCGCGTGgaaaaggaggctttggagaagcaggtagtttctggggacgccaccattgaggagctagagaaggacaaaaagaccctcatctag